Proteins encoded by one window of Lutibacter sp. A64:
- the pstA gene encoding phosphate ABC transporter permease PstA gives MNSIQKNRLKDQLFRIWGIACTLFGLILLTVFIGDILIDGIRRIDWAFITGLPSRKAEKSGIYTALMGSIWILLLTTIIAFPVGVAAGVYLEEYSKKNRLSAILEINISNLAGVPSIIYGLLGLEVFVRIMDLGASVLAGALTLSLLILPIIIVATREAVKAVPNSIRDASYALGASKWQTIWNQVLPASGGGILTGVILALSRAVGETAPLIVVGALAYVPFAPTNPMDEFSVLPIQIFNWISRPQHGFIENAAAAIIILLLITFIMNGIAVYFRNKWQKKWK, from the coding sequence ATGAATAGTATTCAAAAAAATAGATTAAAAGATCAGCTTTTTAGAATTTGGGGAATAGCTTGTACACTATTTGGGTTAATTTTATTAACTGTATTTATTGGAGATATTTTAATAGACGGAATAAGAAGAATAGATTGGGCTTTTATTACCGGTTTACCATCTAGAAAAGCTGAAAAATCTGGAATTTATACGGCTTTAATGGGTAGTATCTGGATTTTACTTTTAACAACAATAATTGCTTTTCCTGTTGGTGTAGCTGCAGGTGTGTATTTAGAAGAATACAGTAAAAAAAATAGACTTTCAGCAATATTAGAAATTAATATTTCTAATCTGGCAGGTGTACCTTCTATAATTTATGGTTTATTAGGTTTAGAGGTTTTTGTAAGAATAATGGATTTAGGTGCCAGTGTATTGGCAGGTGCATTAACCTTGTCGTTATTAATATTGCCAATTATTATTGTAGCAACAAGAGAGGCCGTAAAAGCAGTTCCAAATTCTATTAGAGATGCTTCCTATGCTTTAGGAGCTTCAAAATGGCAAACAATATGGAATCAGGTATTACCAGCTTCAGGTGGAGGTATTTTAACAGGAGTAATTTTAGCGCTTTCTAGAGCCGTTGGTGAAACAGCTCCTTTAATAGTAGTAGGTGCCTTAGCGTATGTGCCTTTTGCTCCAACAAATCCAATGGACGAATTTTCGGTTTTACCAATTCAAATTTTTAACTGGATTTCAAGACCACAGCACGGTTTTATAGAAAATGCTGCTGCTGCAATTATTATTTTATTATTAATTACCTTCATAATGAATGGGATAGCGGTTTATTTTAGAAATAAATGGCAAAAGAAATGGAAATAA
- the pstB gene encoding phosphate ABC transporter ATP-binding protein PstB has translation MAKEMEITMTKVKDKTSTDPAKIEDQFSSEGAKIAIKDVKVWYGDFMAIKGIDMNIKPNTVTAFIGPSGCGKSTFLRLFNRMNDYVEGFKMEGKIKINGKNIYKNKVNVEEMRKEVGMVFQKPNPFPKSIFENVAYGLKIQGIKDKKLINARVEKALKQADLWDEVKDNLKKSALALSGGQQQRLCIARTLAVEPSIILMDEPTSALDPISTAKIEDLIFELKEKYTIVIVTHNMQQASRISDYTAFFYIGELIEFDKTKTIFTNPEKQQTENYITGRFG, from the coding sequence ATGGCAAAAGAAATGGAAATAACAATGACAAAAGTAAAAGATAAAACAAGTACAGACCCAGCTAAAATTGAAGATCAATTCTCTAGCGAAGGAGCTAAAATAGCAATAAAAGATGTAAAAGTTTGGTATGGCGATTTTATGGCAATTAAAGGAATTGACATGAATATTAAGCCGAATACCGTAACCGCTTTTATTGGTCCATCTGGCTGTGGAAAATCTACATTCCTTCGTTTATTTAATAGAATGAACGATTATGTAGAAGGCTTTAAAATGGAAGGGAAAATTAAAATAAATGGTAAAAATATTTATAAGAATAAAGTAAATGTTGAAGAAATGCGAAAAGAAGTTGGTATGGTTTTTCAAAAGCCAAACCCTTTTCCAAAATCAATTTTCGAAAACGTTGCGTACGGACTTAAAATACAAGGTATAAAAGATAAGAAGCTAATTAATGCACGTGTTGAAAAAGCTTTAAAACAAGCAGATCTTTGGGATGAAGTTAAAGACAATTTAAAAAAATCTGCGCTGGCATTATCTGGAGGACAACAACAACGATTGTGTATAGCACGTACATTAGCTGTTGAGCCTTCAATTATTTTAATGGATGAACCAACATCTGCTTTAGATCCAATTTCTACAGCAAAAATTGAAGATTTAATATTTGAACTTAAAGAAAAATATACGATTGTTATTGTTACGCACAATATGCAACAAGCAAGTAGAATAAGCGATTATACGGCATTTTTCTATATAGGTGAGCTTATTGAATTCGACAAAACAAAAACAATTTTTACAAACCCAGAAAAACAACAAACCGAAAACTACATTACAGGTAGATTTGGATAA
- the phoU gene encoding phosphate signaling complex protein PhoU, with translation MIINAQEQRASLNEAGFEMLILCISQIEKATEAFLTHDSDLAEEVINTETRVNALDLKIENDCEKFLALYTPVAIDLRFIMAILKINFDLERIADHAYGISKYIVDQDIKIAPELLKTLEFEKMHKTILSMFDDITAAYEEKEAKFARKVFKKDKILDKINANSFAIIEEEIKKDASVIDQTLLVFSVIKKFERIGDLIKNVAEEIIFYIDAEVVKHKKIK, from the coding sequence ATGATAATAAATGCACAAGAGCAAAGAGCCAGTTTAAACGAAGCTGGTTTTGAAATGCTAATTTTATGTATTTCGCAAATAGAAAAAGCAACCGAAGCATTTTTAACACACGACAGCGATTTAGCTGAAGAGGTTATAAATACTGAAACACGTGTAAATGCGTTGGATTTAAAAATTGAGAACGATTGTGAAAAGTTTTTAGCACTTTACACGCCCGTTGCTATTGATTTACGTTTTATAATGGCAATTTTAAAAATTAATTTTGATTTAGAGCGTATAGCAGACCATGCTTATGGAATTTCAAAATATATTGTTGATCAAGATATAAAAATAGCTCCAGAGTTATTAAAAACCTTAGAGTTTGAAAAAATGCACAAGACTATCTTATCTATGTTTGATGATATTACGGCAGCTTATGAAGAAAAAGAAGCTAAATTTGCTAGAAAGGTGTTTAAAAAAGATAAAATTTTAGACAAAATAAATGCTAATTCATTTGCTATTATTGAAGAAGAAATTAAAAAAGATGCTTCAGTTATAGATCAAACATTATTGGTGTTTAGTGTTATTAAAAAGTTTGAACGTATTGGAGATCTAATAAAAAATGTTGCTGAAGAAATTATTTTTTATATTGATGCTGAAGTAGTAAAACATAAAAAGATAAAATAA
- a CDS encoding Na/Pi cotransporter family protein, translating into MFKKIVFILLLIALAVALYFNPNFETITAGIAILLFGMVLLEEGFQAFTRGPLQNFLKKATNKVYKSITAGAFVTALIQSSSLVSIITISFISAGLISLAGGIGLIFGANIGSTTTAWLVAGFGLKIKISALAMPMIIFGLIFSFQKSGTLKGLGNILAGLGFFFLGIFFMKEGFDVFSQHIDLTQYAVSGFLGVLLYTFIGIIITIVLQSSAASLVLVLTALSAGQIEYENALALAIGANIGTTITAILGSLKSNIAGKRLAGAHLIFNIITGLIALIFIYPLATFVNFLSDLVHIAPTDYTLKLALFHTIFNVIGVLIMIPFIQKLESFLLKFFNEKNSKDINDPKYLNEAVLKYPDATISALVKETKFLYKNAVFEIVSHAVNIHREDIISNLKIKKIIKKSTKNFNVDIDNLYYKKFKLIYGEILRYATTAQNDLKLSKKQNNSITDIKIANRKMVEIIKDARELNKNLTRSFTLENKDLLNEYNSFRKKLTQVLRVIYLFRTEEKSKKYAEKLDNLKKKAKENIRQSNKSIDKLIRKNLISAEMASSLFNDNTNVNDMIKKLIEVAELLYGNKDSLFDNEEL; encoded by the coding sequence ATGTTTAAAAAAATTGTATTTATTCTTTTGTTAATTGCACTTGCAGTTGCTCTTTATTTTAATCCAAATTTTGAAACTATAACTGCTGGTATTGCAATTCTACTTTTTGGAATGGTATTATTAGAAGAAGGTTTTCAAGCTTTTACAAGAGGGCCTCTTCAAAATTTTTTAAAAAAAGCAACCAATAAAGTTTATAAAAGTATAACTGCAGGTGCTTTTGTAACTGCATTAATACAATCTAGCTCATTAGTTTCTATAATTACTATTTCATTTATAAGTGCAGGATTAATAAGTCTTGCCGGTGGTATAGGTTTAATTTTTGGAGCCAATATTGGAAGTACAACAACTGCTTGGTTAGTAGCTGGATTTGGATTAAAAATTAAAATTTCTGCATTGGCAATGCCAATGATTATTTTTGGTTTAATTTTTTCATTTCAAAAATCGGGTACTTTAAAAGGTCTTGGAAATATACTTGCTGGTTTAGGTTTTTTCTTTCTTGGAATCTTTTTTATGAAAGAAGGCTTTGATGTATTTAGCCAACATATAGACCTAACCCAATATGCAGTTTCAGGGTTTTTAGGTGTATTATTATATACTTTTATTGGTATAATTATTACAATTGTTTTACAATCTAGTGCTGCTTCTTTGGTACTGGTATTAACTGCATTATCGGCAGGACAAATTGAGTATGAAAACGCCTTAGCTTTAGCAATTGGAGCTAATATAGGAACCACAATTACAGCCATTTTAGGCTCTTTAAAATCGAATATAGCAGGAAAAAGATTGGCTGGCGCCCATTTAATATTTAACATTATTACGGGTTTAATAGCTTTAATATTTATATATCCACTTGCTACATTTGTAAATTTTTTATCTGATTTAGTACATATAGCACCAACAGATTACACCTTAAAACTAGCTTTATTTCACACTATTTTTAATGTTATTGGGGTTTTAATTATGATTCCTTTTATACAAAAACTAGAATCCTTTTTATTGAAATTCTTTAATGAAAAAAATTCTAAAGACATTAACGATCCTAAATATTTAAATGAAGCTGTTTTAAAATATCCAGATGCTACAATTTCAGCTTTGGTTAAAGAGACAAAATTTTTATATAAAAACGCAGTATTTGAAATTGTTTCACACGCCGTAAATATTCATAGAGAAGATATAATTTCAAATCTAAAGATTAAAAAGATTATTAAAAAATCAACTAAAAACTTTAATGTTGATATTGACAATTTATATTACAAAAAATTTAAATTAATCTATGGTGAAATATTAAGGTATGCAACAACCGCACAAAACGACCTTAAATTGAGTAAAAAGCAGAATAATTCAATAACCGATATTAAAATAGCCAACCGTAAAATGGTTGAAATAATAAAAGACGCTAGAGAATTAAATAAAAACTTAACCCGCTCTTTTACATTAGAAAATAAAGATTTACTAAATGAATATAACAGTTTTAGAAAAAAATTGACACAAGTTTTACGTGTAATCTATTTGTTTAGAACTGAAGAAAAATCTAAAAAATATGCTGAAAAACTAGATAATTTAAAGAAAAAAGCAAAAGAAAATATTAGACAAAGCAATAAATCTATTGATAAATTAATTAGAAAAAATTTAATTTCTGCAGAAATGGCTTCTTCATTATTTAACGACAATACCAACGTAAATGATATGATTAAAAAACTAATTGAAGTAGCCGAATTACTCTACGGAAATAAAGATTCACTTTTTGATAATGAAGAATTATAA
- a CDS encoding inorganic phosphate transporter has product MENIYILMLVALTVLAIIDLVVGVSNDAVNFLNSAIGSKAIPVKSILIIASVGVALGAITSSGMMEVARKGIFYPNEFYFNEIMFIFMAVMIADVLLLDVFNSLGMPTSTTVSIVFELMGAAVAISLIKISNNGESIAELGKYINSSTALKIIFGILLSVLVAFTIGAIVQFLSRLLYTFDFQKRKSYVNAIFGGFAITAITYFIFVKGMKGTDFYGDVKHLIEGRTYEIIFYGFVFWTILSQLLIMIFKLNILKFIVIIGTFSLAMAFAGNDLVNFIGVPMAALNSYQAWSGSGIAPTEFSMGVLKGDVQAQPVLLFIAGLIMVVTIWFSKKAKDVIETGVNLSRQGEGHEKFHPNPASRVVVRGAILFNKGITKIIPNPVINWVDSKFQKPVIKLPKDKSYELPAFDLVRASVNLFVAGILISIGTSLKLPLSTTYVTFMVAMGTSLADRAWGRESAVYRVAGVFNVIGGWFLTAFSAFTLAAILAYVIYLGEIVSVAILLIIVAFLLIRSKINHAKRAQRKKEKRYMERAEQITINEVINESSAHISEVVKRVNKLFTNVVSDLSTHDLNKLSKTGKHVKKLNNEVNELREEVFYFIKSLDDTSVKASRFYILILGYLQDITQSIEYISTTSYKHVNNNHKQLKASSVKDLKAINKSLNVLLSKIETDFTAKDFDNLSTILDAKQEIFDNVSESIDKQISRIRTEESSPKNSSLYFGILLETKDLLYALMSLLQLFHDFQIQEKANK; this is encoded by the coding sequence ATGGAAAATATTTATATTTTAATGCTAGTAGCACTTACCGTACTAGCAATAATAGATTTAGTTGTAGGTGTTAGTAATGACGCCGTTAACTTTTTAAACTCAGCTATTGGTTCTAAAGCAATTCCAGTAAAATCAATTTTAATTATAGCCAGCGTTGGTGTTGCACTTGGTGCAATTACTTCAAGTGGAATGATGGAAGTTGCCAGAAAAGGAATTTTTTATCCCAATGAATTTTATTTTAATGAAATAATGTTCATTTTTATGGCAGTAATGATTGCCGATGTTTTACTATTAGATGTCTTCAATTCATTAGGAATGCCAACCTCAACCACCGTATCTATTGTATTTGAATTAATGGGAGCTGCTGTTGCAATTTCATTAATTAAAATTTCAAATAATGGTGAGTCTATTGCAGAGTTAGGTAAATACATAAACTCTTCAACCGCTTTAAAAATTATCTTTGGTATTCTGCTTTCTGTTTTAGTTGCCTTTACCATTGGAGCTATTGTTCAGTTTTTATCGCGTTTATTATACACATTCGATTTTCAAAAAAGAAAAAGCTACGTAAATGCTATTTTTGGAGGCTTTGCAATTACTGCAATTACCTATTTTATTTTTGTAAAAGGGATGAAAGGCACCGATTTTTATGGAGATGTAAAACATTTAATTGAAGGTAGAACTTATGAAATTATTTTCTACGGATTTGTGTTTTGGACAATCTTATCGCAACTATTAATAATGATTTTTAAGTTAAATATTTTAAAATTTATTGTTATAATAGGTACATTCTCTTTAGCAATGGCTTTTGCTGGTAATGATTTGGTAAACTTTATTGGTGTACCTATGGCTGCACTAAACTCTTACCAAGCTTGGTCTGGAAGTGGAATTGCACCTACAGAATTTTCAATGGGCGTTTTAAAAGGCGATGTACAAGCACAACCTGTTTTACTTTTTATTGCTGGTTTAATAATGGTAGTAACCATTTGGTTTTCTAAAAAAGCTAAAGATGTTATTGAAACTGGTGTTAACCTTTCTAGACAAGGAGAAGGTCATGAAAAATTTCACCCAAACCCAGCTTCAAGAGTGGTAGTTAGAGGTGCAATTTTATTTAATAAAGGAATCACCAAAATAATTCCAAACCCTGTTATAAACTGGGTTGATTCAAAATTTCAAAAACCAGTAATAAAATTACCAAAAGATAAATCATACGAACTACCAGCTTTCGATTTAGTTAGAGCTTCAGTTAATTTATTTGTTGCTGGTATTTTAATTTCTATAGGAACTTCTTTAAAACTTCCATTATCTACAACGTACGTAACCTTTATGGTGGCAATGGGTACTTCTTTAGCCGATAGAGCTTGGGGAAGAGAAAGTGCCGTATATAGAGTTGCAGGTGTTTTTAATGTAATTGGAGGTTGGTTTTTAACTGCTTTTTCAGCATTTACTTTAGCCGCAATTCTGGCATATGTTATTTATTTAGGTGAAATTGTTTCAGTTGCTATACTACTAATTATTGTTGCTTTTTTATTAATTAGAAGTAAAATAAATCACGCTAAAAGAGCTCAAAGAAAAAAAGAAAAACGTTATATGGAACGTGCAGAACAAATTACTATTAACGAAGTAATTAACGAAAGTTCGGCACATATTTCTGAAGTTGTAAAACGTGTAAATAAATTATTCACCAATGTTGTTTCCGATTTATCTACACACGATTTAAATAAATTATCGAAAACAGGAAAACACGTAAAAAAATTAAATAACGAAGTAAATGAATTAAGAGAAGAAGTATTTTACTTTATTAAATCTTTAGATGACACCTCTGTAAAAGCAAGTAGATTTTATATTTTAATTTTAGGTTATTTACAAGACATTACACAATCTATTGAATACATTTCAACTACAAGTTACAAACACGTAAATAATAATCACAAACAACTAAAAGCTTCATCTGTAAAAGATTTAAAAGCTATAAACAAAAGCTTAAATGTATTATTAAGTAAAATTGAAACTGATTTTACAGCCAAAGATTTTGATAATTTATCTACAATTTTAGATGCAAAACAAGAAATATTCGACAATGTTTCCGAATCTATAGATAAACAAATTTCTAGAATTAGAACAGAAGAAAGCAGTCCTAAAAACTCATCATTATACTTTGGAATTTTATTAGAGACCAAAGATTTATTATATGCCTTAATGAGTTTATTACAACTATTCCACGATTTCCAAATTCAAGAAAAAGCAAATAAATAA
- a CDS encoding N-acetyltransferase, translating to MKPLINLNSKNIATEHICCAISDKKCADSYLAKKDWLTKEFNNGYVFKRIDERAKVFIEYGPAENAWIPITANNYLNINCFWVSGKYKKNGYGKALIETALEDAKKQKKDGLVTVVGTKKFHFMSDTKWLLNQGFEEVEKISSGFSLLAKKINLKAENPKFNASVKSGTCPQKNGIVVYYSNRCPFAEFHATTSLIETAKNRNLPLKIIKLETLDQAQKAPSPATIFSLFLNGKFITTDISICMDSRFDKIIKKLK from the coding sequence ATGAAACCGTTAATTAACCTAAATTCAAAAAACATAGCAACTGAACATATTTGTTGTGCAATTTCAGACAAAAAATGTGCTGATAGCTATCTAGCAAAAAAAGATTGGTTGACAAAAGAATTTAACAACGGTTATGTTTTTAAACGCATTGATGAAAGAGCAAAAGTATTTATAGAATATGGACCTGCAGAAAATGCTTGGATTCCAATAACTGCCAATAATTATTTAAATATTAATTGTTTTTGGGTATCTGGCAAGTACAAAAAAAATGGCTACGGAAAAGCGCTTATAGAAACTGCACTAGAAGATGCCAAAAAACAAAAAAAAGATGGTTTGGTTACGGTTGTTGGAACCAAAAAATTTCATTTTATGAGTGATACAAAATGGTTGTTAAATCAAGGTTTTGAAGAAGTTGAAAAAATTTCAAGCGGTTTTAGTTTATTGGCAAAAAAAATAAATTTAAAAGCTGAAAATCCTAAATTCAACGCATCGGTAAAAAGTGGAACTTGTCCTCAAAAAAATGGAATTGTAGTATATTATTCTAATAGATGTCCGTTTGCAGAATTTCATGCAACAACATCATTAATAGAAACTGCAAAAAACAGAAATTTGCCCTTAAAAATAATTAAGCTAGAAACATTGGATCAAGCACAAAAAGCTCCAAGTCCTGCAACTATTTTTAGCTTATTTTTAAACGGAAAATTTATAACAACCGATATTAGTATATGTATGGATAGTAGATTTGATAAAATAATAAAAAAACTAAAATAA
- a CDS encoding UPF0158 family protein translates to MQKIIKEIANNLDSGITSYYNPKNRKLIGIPNIDDFGIIDKDFQEFIQKDIDEITKYKEDFIAFELLKGYETFKIIEDFKHELSDTNFIEKLNYALTNKKPFRNFKYLIDNSDYREQWFKFKQQELEKIVKKIIDQA, encoded by the coding sequence ATGCAAAAAATCATTAAAGAAATAGCCAATAATTTAGATAGTGGAATTACTTCTTATTACAATCCAAAAAATAGAAAATTAATAGGCATTCCTAACATAGATGATTTTGGTATAATAGATAAAGATTTTCAAGAATTTATTCAAAAGGATATTGATGAAATTACTAAATACAAAGAAGATTTTATAGCGTTTGAATTACTTAAAGGGTATGAAACTTTTAAAATTATAGAAGATTTTAAACACGAATTATCTGATACCAATTTTATAGAAAAACTAAACTATGCACTAACTAATAAAAAACCGTTCAGAAATTTTAAATACCTTATCGATAATTCAGATTATAGAGAACAATGGTTTAAATTTAAACAACAAGAACTCGAAAAAATAGTCAAAAAAATTATAGATCAAGCGTGA
- a CDS encoding CPBP family intramembrane glutamic endopeptidase, producing MEVENKHRGWQRVLLLIVPYIFTVGFFQSLGALISGVNITDCELEQTSIQQLIISSFDFLGTFFVLWLFMKFIDKEQFIKLGFYIKGRFKDFAIGIVIGLLIMSIGYFLLLYLNEITFQKINFNTKETLITILLFTIVAIVEETLLRGYILRNLMISFNKYSALIISSILFSLMHGFNPNIDLFALTNLFLAGILLGLSYIHTKNLWFPIALHLSWNLFQSLLGFNVSGLDTYSIIEFNISEKSLLNGGAFGFEGSIFSVIAMLITTALIEVYYRKKYEA from the coding sequence ATGGAGGTAGAAAATAAACACAGAGGCTGGCAAAGAGTTTTACTGCTTATTGTACCTTATATTTTTACAGTTGGTTTTTTTCAATCTTTAGGAGCCTTAATTTCTGGAGTTAATATAACTGATTGCGAATTAGAGCAAACATCCATTCAACAATTAATAATAAGTTCCTTCGATTTTTTAGGCACATTTTTCGTTTTATGGCTTTTTATGAAATTTATAGATAAAGAGCAATTTATTAAACTCGGTTTTTACATAAAAGGTAGGTTTAAAGATTTTGCTATTGGAATAGTAATTGGATTGCTAATAATGAGTATCGGTTATTTTCTATTGCTATATTTAAACGAAATTACCTTTCAAAAAATAAATTTCAACACTAAAGAAACACTAATAACCATACTACTATTTACTATTGTAGCAATTGTTGAAGAAACTCTTTTAAGAGGCTATATTTTAAGAAATTTAATGATTTCATTTAATAAATACAGTGCCTTAATTATTTCTTCAATCCTATTTTCTTTAATGCACGGTTTTAATCCAAATATAGATTTGTTTGCATTAACTAATTTATTTTTAGCAGGTATACTTTTAGGTCTATCTTATATTCATACTAAAAACTTATGGTTTCCCATTGCACTGCACCTAAGTTGGAATTTATTTCAATCGTTATTAGGTTTTAATGTAAGCGGTTTAGACACCTATTCAATAATTGAATTTAATATCAGCGAAAAAAGCCTATTAAACGGTGGTGCTTTTGGTTTTGAAGGCTCAATTTTCTCTGTTATTGCAATGCTTATAACTACTGCCCTAATTGAAGTTTATTACAGAAAAAAATATGAAGCTTAA
- the ilvD gene encoding dihydroxy-acid dehydratase, whose product MRSDEVKKGHQRTPHRSLFRATGLVDADFDKPFIGVANSYIEIIPGHFFLDRVSRVIKEEIKANGCVPFEFNTIGVDDGIAMGHDGMLFSLPSREIIANSIETVMNAHKLDAMIAIPNCDKIVPGMIMGALRVDVPTIFVSGGPMKKGYTKDGTPIDLATAFEAVGKHEAGEMTDEELNDIECNACPSGGSCSGMFTANSMNTLMEAMGIALPGNGTILALTKEREELYRKAARRICEIAKSEAQTKKFKLRNILNENAVRNAFAVDMAMGGSSNTVLHMLAIAKEANVNFNLEDINHISKKVSHIAKISPSLSTVHMEDINTAGGVNAVMKEMTKRGDNILNDNLTITGETVLEKIKDATIKDTSVIHTIENPYSEVGGLAILYGNLAEEGAVIKTAGIIGDRALTGTAVCFDGQQEAIDGIIGGKVKAGNVVVIRYEGPKGGPGMQEMLAPTSLIMGMGLGDKVALITDGRFSGATRGASIGHVSPEAAEGGMIGLLKDGDEIHIDVDKYILSVNLSDEEIAKRKAEFTPIKKELKSSWLKQYRALVTNASNGGVLKTDLF is encoded by the coding sequence ATGAGAAGTGATGAAGTAAAAAAAGGACATCAAAGAACACCACATAGATCCTTATTTAGAGCAACTGGACTAGTTGATGCTGATTTTGACAAACCATTTATTGGGGTTGCAAACTCCTATATAGAAATAATTCCAGGTCACTTTTTCTTAGACAGAGTATCTAGAGTAATTAAAGAAGAAATTAAAGCAAATGGCTGTGTACCTTTTGAATTTAATACCATTGGTGTTGATGATGGTATTGCAATGGGACACGATGGAATGCTTTTTTCATTGCCTTCAAGAGAAATAATTGCAAACTCTATTGAAACAGTAATGAATGCACATAAGTTAGACGCTATGATTGCCATTCCAAACTGTGATAAAATTGTTCCTGGTATGATTATGGGAGCTTTAAGGGTTGATGTACCAACCATTTTTGTAAGTGGTGGACCTATGAAAAAAGGATATACTAAAGATGGTACTCCTATTGATCTTGCTACCGCTTTTGAAGCTGTAGGAAAACACGAAGCTGGTGAAATGACAGACGAAGAATTAAACGATATTGAATGTAATGCTTGCCCTAGTGGTGGTAGTTGTTCAGGAATGTTTACTGCAAACTCTATGAACACACTTATGGAAGCAATGGGAATTGCACTTCCAGGCAACGGAACCATTTTAGCACTTACCAAAGAACGTGAAGAACTTTATAGAAAAGCAGCAAGAAGAATTTGTGAAATAGCCAAAAGTGAAGCTCAAACAAAAAAATTCAAACTTAGAAATATCTTAAATGAAAACGCTGTAAGAAATGCATTTGCAGTTGATATGGCTATGGGTGGAAGTTCTAATACCGTATTGCATATGTTGGCTATTGCCAAAGAGGCAAATGTTAACTTTAACCTTGAAGATATCAATCATATTTCTAAAAAAGTTTCACACATTGCTAAAATATCGCCAAGTTTATCTACTGTACATATGGAAGATATCAATACTGCTGGTGGTGTAAATGCAGTAATGAAAGAAATGACCAAAAGAGGAGATAATATATTAAATGACAACCTTACAATTACTGGAGAAACAGTTTTAGAAAAAATTAAAGACGCAACTATAAAAGATACAAGTGTTATTCATACCATTGAAAACCCTTACTCTGAAGTAGGCGGACTTGCAATTTTATATGGAAACCTAGCAGAAGAAGGTGCAGTAATAAAAACCGCAGGAATTATTGGTGATAGAGCTTTAACCGGAACTGCAGTGTGCTTTGACGGCCAACAAGAAGCCATTGATGGAATTATAGGCGGTAAAGTAAAAGCCGGTAACGTAGTTGTTATTAGATATGAAGGACCAAAAGGAGGGCCAGGAATGCAAGAAATGTTGGCGCCAACTTCTTTAATTATGGGAATGGGATTAGGCGATAAAGTAGCTTTAATTACCGATGGTAGGTTTAGTGGCGCTACCCGTGGCGCAAGTATTGGACATGTAAGTCCAGAAGCTGCTGAAGGTGGTATGATTGGATTACTAAAAGATGGAGATGAAATTCATATAGATGTAGATAAATATATTTTATCTGTAAATTTAAGTGACGAAGAAATTGCCAAAAGAAAAGCCGAATTTACTCCAATAAAAAAAGAACTAAAATCTAGTTGGTTAAAACAATACAGAGCCTTAGTTACAAATGCTAGTAACGGAGGTGTTTTAAAAACAGATTTATTTTAA